From a region of the Xanthomonas rydalmerensis genome:
- a CDS encoding TonB-dependent receptor: MTRRPLSSAIALVLLVAPGLALAADAAADNTAATEPTVDLDPVTVTAKLEAARNALSPDIGSSQYAITAEDIARLPLGASTPLNQVLLQAPGVVQDSYGGIHVRGDHANLQYRINGVMIPESISGFGQTLDPRTIKNIRLLDGALPAQFGDRTAAVVDITTKNGVELGNGGSVGITGGSYGTLNPNASWWGSDGRFSWFASGNYLQNRIGMENPTDSDNPIHDKTHQGKGFADLSYLLNENTRLSLLVGYANNRFQIPNNPGQTPAFTYLGNNSFDSAQLDENQRENTRFGTLVLQGALGDTSYQLSAGQRYSSVAFSPDIAGDLIFNGVASQVQRANRASTLQADFSTPWGSTHTLRYGVYGNFEHANASNNAYVFPANDDGSQSSDVPLFIPDGSRFHASTYAVYLQDEWQPSDAWTINYGVRGDRYKAFGTTEGQLSPRLGVVWHASDSTTLHAGYARYFTPPATELISTSDIALYDGTTNQQSAAGGPTKPLSERSDYYDLGISQMVGDHLTLGLDTYYRKADRLQDEGQFGAAYVYSTFNYRYGRIRGAEFSADYSNGPINAYFNAAYSKAMGKQVMTSLYNFDPDALAYANDHWIHLDHDQKLTSSGGINYALAEDSHVGADYLFGSGLRTDANGVPNGGELPAYFQLNLSAGHDFALASSHPLHAQLAVLNVLDRHYQLRDGGGIGVFAPQWAPRRGVYLSLQQDF; this comes from the coding sequence ATGACACGTCGCCCCCTCTCCTCCGCCATCGCCCTGGTCCTGCTGGTCGCCCCCGGCCTTGCCCTCGCCGCAGACGCCGCCGCCGACAACACCGCTGCCACCGAACCGACCGTCGATCTCGATCCGGTCACCGTCACCGCCAAGCTGGAAGCCGCGCGCAACGCGCTGTCGCCGGACATCGGCAGCAGCCAGTACGCGATCACCGCCGAGGACATCGCCCGCCTGCCGCTGGGCGCCTCCACCCCGCTCAACCAGGTGCTGCTGCAGGCGCCGGGCGTGGTCCAGGATTCCTACGGCGGCATCCATGTGCGCGGCGACCACGCCAATCTGCAGTACCGCATCAACGGCGTGATGATTCCCGAATCCATCTCCGGCTTCGGCCAGACCCTGGACCCGCGCACGATCAAGAACATCCGCCTGCTCGACGGCGCGCTGCCGGCGCAGTTCGGCGACCGCACCGCGGCGGTGGTCGACATCACCACCAAGAACGGCGTGGAACTGGGCAACGGCGGCAGCGTCGGCATCACCGGCGGCTCCTACGGCACGCTCAATCCCAACGCCTCGTGGTGGGGCAGCGACGGCCGCTTCAGCTGGTTCGCCAGCGGCAACTACCTGCAGAACCGCATCGGCATGGAGAACCCGACCGACAGCGACAACCCGATCCACGACAAGACCCACCAAGGCAAGGGCTTCGCCGACCTCAGCTACCTGCTGAACGAGAACACCCGGCTCAGCCTGCTGGTCGGCTACGCCAACAACCGCTTCCAGATCCCCAACAATCCGGGGCAGACGCCGGCGTTCACCTATCTGGGCAACAACAGCTTCGATTCCGCGCAGCTCGACGAGAACCAGCGCGAGAACACCCGCTTCGGCACCCTGGTGCTGCAGGGCGCGCTCGGCGACACCAGCTACCAGCTGTCGGCCGGCCAGCGCTACAGCAGCGTCGCGTTCTCCCCGGACATCGCCGGCGACCTGATCTTCAACGGCGTCGCTTCGCAGGTGCAGCGCGCCAACCGCGCCAGCACCCTGCAGGCCGACTTCTCCACGCCGTGGGGCAGCACCCACACCTTGCGCTACGGCGTGTACGGCAACTTCGAACACGCCAACGCCAGCAACAACGCCTACGTGTTCCCGGCCAACGACGACGGCAGCCAGAGCAGCGACGTGCCGCTGTTCATCCCCGACGGCAGCCGCTTCCACGCCAGCACCTACGCGGTGTACCTGCAGGACGAATGGCAGCCGAGCGATGCCTGGACCATCAACTACGGCGTGCGCGGCGATCGCTACAAGGCCTTCGGTACCACCGAGGGCCAGCTCAGCCCGCGCCTGGGCGTGGTCTGGCATGCCAGCGACAGCACCACCCTGCACGCCGGCTATGCGCGCTACTTCACCCCGCCGGCCACCGAGCTGATCTCCACCAGCGACATCGCCCTGTACGACGGCACCACCAACCAGCAGTCGGCGGCGGGCGGCCCGACCAAGCCGCTGAGCGAGCGCAGCGACTACTACGACCTGGGCATCTCGCAGATGGTCGGCGACCACCTGACCCTCGGCCTGGACACCTACTACCGCAAGGCCGACCGCCTGCAGGACGAAGGCCAGTTCGGCGCCGCCTACGTCTACTCCACCTTCAACTACCGCTACGGCCGCATTCGCGGCGCAGAGTTCAGCGCCGACTACAGCAACGGCCCCATCAACGCCTACTTCAACGCGGCCTACAGCAAGGCCATGGGCAAGCAGGTAATGACCAGCCTGTACAACTTCGACCCGGATGCGCTGGCCTACGCCAACGATCACTGGATCCACCTGGACCACGACCAGAAGCTGACCTCCTCCGGCGGCATCAACTACGCCCTGGCCGAGGACAGCCACGTCGGCGCCGACTACCTGTTCGGCAGCGGCCTGCGCACCGACGCCAACGGCGTGCCCAACGGCGGCGAGCTGCCGGCGTACTTCCAGCTCAACCTCAGCGCCGGCCATGACTTCGCCTTGGCCAGCAGCCACCCGCTGCACGCGCAGCTGGCCGTGCTCAACGTGCTCGACCGCCACTACCAGTTGCGCGACGGCGGCGGCATCGGCGTGTTCGCGCCGCAGTGGGCGCCGCGCCGTGGCGTCTACCTGAGCCTGCAGCAGGACTTCTGA
- a CDS encoding mechanosensitive ion channel family protein yields MTLDLHWVPWRAYTVPIGAALILGFLAWWLLLRIAQRMRGRDYRRARIVRVVSVPVAFLLPMLMLSFALESTPLDEKALTDLQHLLHIGMIGCVTWLLVRGVAALETAILRSHPIEVADNLTARRVQTQTRVLARVVMGTIILLGTSIVLLTFPAVRQIGTTLLASAGIIGLVAGIAAKPVFGNLIAGLQIALTQPIRLDDVVIVEGEWGRIEEIGSSYVVVRIWDERRMVVPLTWFIENPFQNWTRSSADLLGTAFLWLDYRTPIAQVRAELERICKSEPLWDGRVCVTQVTDTSERTIQVRLLVSARNSGDAFDLRCIVRERMLDFLVREHPYALPLLRAEVAPEPVRLSHPPIRASDSDAMRSPGAEDGAGASASAVQRGAG; encoded by the coding sequence TTGACCCTCGATCTTCACTGGGTGCCCTGGCGTGCCTACACGGTGCCGATCGGCGCCGCATTGATTCTCGGCTTCCTGGCCTGGTGGCTGCTGTTGCGCATCGCCCAGCGCATGCGCGGCCGCGACTACCGGCGTGCGCGCATCGTGCGCGTGGTCAGCGTGCCGGTCGCCTTCCTGCTGCCGATGCTGATGCTCAGCTTCGCGCTCGAATCCACGCCGCTGGACGAGAAGGCGCTGACCGACCTGCAGCACCTGCTGCACATCGGCATGATCGGTTGCGTGACCTGGTTGCTGGTGCGCGGCGTGGCGGCGCTGGAAACGGCGATCCTGCGCAGCCATCCGATCGAGGTGGCGGACAATCTCACCGCGCGCCGCGTGCAGACCCAGACGCGGGTGCTGGCGCGGGTGGTGATGGGCACGATCATCCTGTTGGGCACCTCGATCGTCCTGCTGACCTTCCCGGCGGTGCGGCAGATCGGCACCACCTTGCTGGCCTCGGCCGGCATCATCGGCCTGGTTGCCGGTATCGCCGCCAAGCCGGTGTTCGGCAACCTGATCGCCGGCCTGCAGATCGCGCTGACCCAGCCGATCCGGCTCGACGACGTGGTCATCGTCGAAGGCGAGTGGGGCCGCATCGAGGAGATCGGCAGTTCCTATGTGGTGGTGCGGATCTGGGACGAGCGGCGCATGGTGGTACCGCTGACCTGGTTCATCGAGAACCCGTTCCAGAACTGGACGCGCAGCAGCGCCGACCTGCTCGGGACCGCGTTCCTGTGGCTGGACTACCGCACGCCGATCGCGCAGGTGCGCGCCGAGCTGGAGCGGATCTGCAAGAGCGAGCCGCTATGGGACGGGCGGGTTTGCGTGACCCAGGTGACCGATACCAGCGAGCGCACGATCCAGGTGCGCCTGCTGGTCAGCGCGCGCAACTCCGGCGATGCCTTCGACCTGCGCTGCATCGTGCGCGAACGCATGCTGGACTTCCTGGTGCGCGAGCACCCTTACGCCTTGCCGCTGCTGCGCGCCGAAGTGGCGCCGGAGCCGGTGCGGCTGTCGCATCCGCCGATACGCGCCAGCGACTCCGATGCGATGCGTTCGCCCGGTGCGGAGGATGGGGCGGGTGCCAGCGCTTCTGCCGTTCAGCGCGGCGCTGGGTAA
- a CDS encoding alpha/beta hydrolase family protein, whose protein sequence is MLKHLFATIVAATILAIAAPSTAHAESVTDFRMPVVVQGVDYDLAARVYRPAGPGPFPLIIIHHGTPADKRKLADTRLGFARAARWFAARGYMVVLALRPGYGSSSGTYLEGAGNCHDADFVVAGRKIAAAETAIVDAAARLPGVDPQRIVVVGQSAGGLGAVALADAPPPGVRGVISFAGGRGSNGKEVICAGEDRLVEAEKTLGAANTLPQLWLYAANDHFFRRELAHRMYAAYRAGSTPPVTFADLPPFGDDGHKTFAQADPSVWARPVAAFLAQVIPQATSAQALPQASAAH, encoded by the coding sequence ATGCTCAAACATCTGTTCGCCACCATCGTCGCGGCCACCATTCTCGCCATCGCCGCACCGTCGACGGCACACGCCGAAAGCGTCACCGACTTCCGAATGCCGGTCGTCGTGCAAGGGGTCGACTACGATCTCGCCGCCCGCGTGTATCGCCCCGCGGGCCCCGGCCCATTTCCGCTGATCATCATCCATCACGGCACTCCGGCGGACAAGCGCAAGCTGGCCGACACCCGCCTCGGTTTCGCCCGCGCCGCGCGCTGGTTCGCCGCCCGTGGCTACATGGTGGTGCTCGCCTTACGGCCTGGCTACGGCAGTTCAAGCGGCACCTATCTGGAAGGCGCCGGCAACTGCCACGATGCCGATTTCGTCGTCGCCGGGCGCAAGATCGCCGCGGCCGAAACGGCGATCGTCGACGCCGCCGCACGCCTTCCCGGCGTGGACCCGCAGCGCATCGTGGTGGTCGGCCAGTCCGCCGGCGGCCTCGGCGCGGTGGCCCTGGCCGATGCGCCGCCGCCGGGCGTGCGTGGCGTCATCAGCTTCGCCGGCGGGCGCGGCAGCAATGGCAAGGAGGTCATCTGCGCCGGCGAGGACCGCCTGGTCGAAGCAGAAAAGACCCTCGGCGCGGCCAACACACTGCCGCAGCTTTGGCTGTACGCCGCGAACGATCACTTCTTTCGGCGCGAACTGGCGCACCGCATGTATGCGGCCTACCGCGCCGGCTCGACGCCGCCGGTGACCTTCGCCGATCTGCCGCCCTTCGGCGACGATGGCCACAAGACCTTCGCCCAGGCCGATCCGTCGGTGTGGGCCAGGCCGGTGGCAGCGTTCCTGGCCCAGGTCATCCCGCAGGCTACAAGCGCGCAGGCGCTGCCACAGGCCAGCGCGGCGCATTGA
- a CDS encoding disulfide bond formation protein B, with amino-acid sequence MNPLRWGFRAQFLLGFLICAGLLGYAIFVQYRLGIEPCPLCIFQRIAFAALGVLFLLGALHGPRSAGGRKLYGVLAFLAAMVGAGISTKHVSVQLFPDPMASCGPPLSFLRETMGPFEVLRRVLTGTGDCGNIDWRFLGLSMPMWCLICFVLLAVFALYAGFKSRRRTLI; translated from the coding sequence ATGAATCCGTTACGCTGGGGTTTCCGCGCGCAGTTCCTGCTCGGCTTTCTGATCTGCGCCGGCTTGCTGGGCTATGCGATTTTCGTGCAATACCGGCTGGGCATCGAGCCGTGCCCGCTGTGCATCTTCCAGCGCATCGCGTTCGCGGCGCTGGGCGTGCTGTTCCTACTCGGCGCCCTGCACGGGCCGCGCAGCGCTGGCGGGCGCAAGCTCTACGGCGTCCTGGCGTTCCTGGCCGCGATGGTGGGCGCCGGCATCTCCACCAAGCACGTCTCGGTGCAGCTGTTCCCGGACCCGATGGCGTCCTGCGGCCCGCCGCTGAGCTTCCTGCGCGAGACCATGGGGCCGTTCGAGGTGCTGCGCCGGGTGCTGACCGGTACCGGCGACTGCGGCAACATCGACTGGCGCTTCCTGGGCCTGTCGATGCCGATGTGGTGCCTGATCTGCTTCGTGCTGCTGGCGGTGTTCGCGCTGTATGCGGGCTTCAAGAGCCGGCGACGCACGCTGATCTGA
- a CDS encoding class II 3-deoxy-7-phosphoheptulonate synthase has protein sequence MNLSAAAVSESASSSWSPASWRERPALQMPVYPDPQALETTLTELRQLPPLVTSWEIFALKKQLAEAQEGKRFLLQGGDCAENFSDCESGTISNRLKVLLQMSLVLVHGLRLPVVRVGRYAGQYAKPRSADTETRDGVTLPSYRGDVVNGPEFTAQARVPDPRRMITAHSRSAMTMNFVRALIDGGFADLHHPEYWNLSWVGCSPLADDYQKMVSSIGDAVRFMETLSGAQLYNLNRVDFYTSHEALLLPYEEALTREVPRQWGWFNLSTHYPWIGMRTAALDGAHVEYFRGIRNPIAIKVGPSAQPDQLLRLIDVLNPEDEPGRLTFIHRMGAAQIAEKLPPLLDAVKRDGRRVLWVCDAMHGNTESTSNGYKTRRYQNVLGEVEQSFDIHAAAGTRLGGVHLELTGEDVTECTGGARELTERDLERAYRSSVDPRLNYEQSLEIAMAIVRKQNGRHVATPLA, from the coding sequence ATGAATCTGTCCGCCGCCGCCGTGTCCGAATCCGCCTCGTCCTCCTGGTCGCCCGCCAGTTGGCGCGAGCGGCCGGCGCTGCAGATGCCGGTGTATCCGGATCCGCAGGCGCTGGAGACCACGCTGACGGAGTTGCGGCAGTTGCCGCCGCTGGTGACGTCCTGGGAGATCTTCGCGCTGAAGAAGCAGCTGGCCGAGGCACAGGAAGGCAAGCGCTTCCTGCTGCAGGGCGGCGATTGCGCGGAGAACTTCAGCGATTGCGAATCCGGCACCATTTCCAACCGGCTCAAGGTGCTGCTGCAGATGAGCCTGGTGCTGGTGCACGGCCTGCGCCTGCCGGTGGTACGGGTCGGCCGCTACGCCGGGCAGTACGCCAAGCCGCGCTCGGCCGATACCGAGACCCGCGACGGCGTGACCCTGCCCAGCTACCGCGGCGACGTGGTCAACGGCCCGGAGTTCACCGCGCAAGCACGGGTGCCGGATCCGCGGCGCATGATCACCGCGCATTCGCGCTCTGCGATGACCATGAACTTCGTGCGTGCGCTGATCGACGGCGGGTTCGCCGACCTGCATCATCCCGAGTACTGGAACCTGAGCTGGGTCGGTTGCTCGCCGCTGGCCGACGACTACCAGAAGATGGTGTCCTCGATCGGCGATGCGGTGCGTTTCATGGAGACCCTCTCCGGCGCGCAGTTGTACAACCTCAATCGCGTCGATTTCTACACCTCGCACGAGGCCTTGCTGCTGCCCTACGAGGAAGCGCTGACCCGCGAGGTGCCCCGGCAGTGGGGCTGGTTCAACCTCAGCACGCACTATCCGTGGATCGGCATGCGCACCGCGGCGCTGGACGGCGCGCACGTGGAGTATTTCCGCGGCATCCGCAATCCGATCGCGATCAAGGTCGGGCCGTCTGCGCAGCCGGACCAGTTGCTGCGGCTGATCGACGTGCTCAATCCGGAAGACGAGCCGGGCCGGCTGACCTTCATCCACCGCATGGGCGCGGCGCAGATCGCCGAGAAGCTGCCGCCGCTGCTGGACGCGGTGAAGCGCGACGGCCGCCGCGTGTTGTGGGTGTGCGATGCGATGCACGGCAACACCGAGAGCACCAGCAACGGCTACAAGACCCGGCGCTACCAGAACGTCCTGGGCGAGGTGGAGCAGTCGTTCGACATCCACGCCGCGGCCGGCACCCGCCTGGGCGGCGTGCATCTGGAACTGACCGGCGAGGACGTCACCGAGTGCACCGGCGGCGCGCGCGAACTGACCGAGCGCGACCTGGAGCGCGCCTACCGCTCCAGCGTCGATCCGCGGCTGAACTACGAGCAGTCGCTGGAGATCGCGATGGCGATCGTGCGCAAGCAGAACGGGCGCCACGTCGCCACGCCGCTCGCGTAG
- a CDS encoding ricin-type beta-trefoil lectin domain protein, protein MAALLCAGLSACGGAIGDKGTTASNRTRQQPTALANGTAATAAAAVQHAALFDAKDSGALIRYTSRTPTGHDGAFALYPITVSEAHAIKASVDGTMTLPTPDGKNLRIGFLSRRDAKGGIWTWVGRADGQPLGNETVISFGKDAVFGSLGTIDGMTYQLTTIEGKPYIMAAASADLHSAGSRTDGRRLADAVIHLPAGDTAQGYIAGYSSLAQVNAQAGSTSTNTIDVLLGYTPGYRDYRGGITAIDTVLTNLVETANLSFANANINVRYRLVGTVQVSYPDNTLNDNTLDELTGVSQATAAALVPLHDARDRLGADMVGLVRRFNGAQQSCGVAWQSGGTDSRWGYAVISDGVDGGYYCTRGTLAHEFGHLLGSGHQHETGQEPGFNFGHRSDVGSFHTTMAYAINGQSEILVYSSPSITTCNGQACGVPDQADNARAFLTTVPNVVQYRQTVVPLDDSSSPGQVMGPSGKCLDVAGGATGNAAAVQVWSCNGFRQQKWSFQRGSRSLRGEGTDKVLDISGVSRASGAPIQLYQSLNTENQGWHFTSSSLIATGGKVLDVVSAGSGNGARLQLWDNLGGANQRWSYIPATGEIRVSTGRCLDVAEFGVTTGTPVQIWDCTGTKNQIWQLGKNGSIVGYGGNCLEAVNLAQNGTVVRMAACTGTSAQAWRIRGEIRSDLNGKCLDDSAGGTRNGAIAQMWECLGNVNQLWEVQPN, encoded by the coding sequence GTGGCCGCACTGCTGTGCGCGGGCTTGAGTGCCTGTGGCGGTGCGATCGGCGACAAGGGCACCACAGCGTCCAACCGGACAAGGCAGCAGCCGACGGCCCTGGCTAATGGCACGGCCGCCACGGCAGCGGCCGCCGTACAGCACGCCGCCTTGTTCGACGCGAAAGACAGCGGCGCGCTGATCCGCTATACCAGCCGCACCCCGACCGGACACGACGGCGCGTTCGCCCTGTACCCGATCACCGTCAGCGAGGCGCATGCCATCAAGGCCAGCGTCGACGGCACGATGACGTTGCCCACGCCCGATGGAAAGAACCTGCGGATCGGCTTCCTGAGCCGGCGCGACGCCAAGGGCGGCATCTGGACCTGGGTCGGCCGGGCGGACGGCCAACCGCTGGGCAACGAAACGGTCATCAGCTTCGGCAAGGACGCGGTGTTCGGGTCGCTGGGCACCATCGATGGCATGACCTACCAGCTCACCACGATCGAAGGAAAGCCTTACATCATGGCGGCGGCCAGCGCCGACCTGCATTCCGCCGGAAGCCGCACGGACGGGCGGCGCCTGGCCGATGCGGTCATCCACCTGCCCGCCGGCGACACCGCACAGGGCTACATCGCCGGGTACAGCAGCCTGGCGCAGGTCAACGCGCAGGCGGGCAGCACCTCGACCAACACGATCGACGTGTTGCTCGGCTATACGCCCGGCTATCGGGACTACCGCGGCGGCATCACGGCGATCGACACCGTGCTCACCAATCTGGTGGAGACGGCGAACCTGTCCTTCGCCAACGCCAACATCAATGTGCGCTATCGCTTGGTCGGGACCGTGCAGGTCAGCTACCCGGACAACACGTTGAACGACAACACCCTCGACGAACTCACCGGGGTCAGCCAGGCCACCGCCGCGGCGCTGGTGCCGCTGCACGACGCGCGCGATCGCCTTGGCGCCGACATGGTTGGCCTGGTGCGACGCTTCAATGGTGCCCAGCAGAGCTGCGGTGTGGCCTGGCAATCCGGCGGCACCGATTCGCGCTGGGGATACGCGGTGATCTCCGACGGCGTGGACGGCGGTTACTACTGCACCCGTGGCACCCTCGCCCACGAGTTCGGCCATCTGCTCGGCTCCGGGCACCAGCACGAAACCGGCCAGGAGCCGGGCTTCAATTTCGGCCATCGCAGTGACGTGGGCAGCTTCCACACCACGATGGCCTACGCGATCAACGGGCAAAGCGAGATTCTGGTGTACTCGTCGCCGTCGATCACCACCTGCAACGGGCAAGCCTGCGGCGTGCCGGACCAGGCCGACAATGCCCGTGCCTTCCTCACCACGGTGCCCAACGTCGTCCAGTACCGGCAGACCGTGGTGCCGCTGGATGATTCCAGTTCGCCCGGCCAGGTCATGGGCCCCTCCGGTAAATGCCTCGATGTCGCGGGTGGAGCGACCGGCAACGCCGCGGCCGTCCAGGTCTGGAGCTGCAACGGGTTCCGCCAGCAGAAGTGGTCGTTCCAGCGCGGCAGCCGCAGCCTGCGCGGGGAAGGCACCGACAAGGTCCTCGACATCAGCGGCGTGAGCCGCGCCAGTGGTGCACCGATCCAGCTCTATCAATCGCTGAACACGGAGAACCAGGGCTGGCACTTCACCAGTTCCTCGCTCATCGCCACCGGCGGCAAGGTGTTGGACGTCGTGTCTGCCGGGTCCGGCAATGGCGCGCGACTCCAGCTCTGGGACAACCTCGGCGGCGCCAACCAGCGTTGGTCGTACATCCCCGCGACCGGCGAAATCCGGGTCTCGACCGGGCGCTGCCTGGACGTGGCGGAATTCGGCGTGACTACCGGGACGCCCGTACAGATCTGGGACTGCACCGGCACCAAGAACCAGATCTGGCAGCTCGGCAAGAACGGGTCGATCGTCGGCTATGGCGGCAACTGCCTGGAAGCGGTAAACCTGGCCCAGAACGGTACCGTCGTGCGCATGGCCGCCTGCACCGGCACGAGCGCGCAAGCTTGGCGGATCCGCGGCGAGATCCGCAGCGACTTGAACGGCAAATGCCTGGACGACTCGGCCGGCGGCACCCGCAATGGCGCCATCGCGCAGATGTGGGAATGCCTGGGCAACGTCAATCAGCTCTGGGAAGTGCAACCCAACTGA
- a CDS encoding DUF2127 domain-containing protein, producing MAADKAYNPDPHAHPGLHLIALLEAGKGLLAVLAATGLELMGPAPLRAGVDKLIVRFSLDPDHGALPSLLTMISPGAVHLAAAGMLAYGVLHIIEAWGLWRAKAWASLLGCISAAIYLPFDVYAIVRHPGWASWAVLAINLAVVGILARDLVRRRRHPRA from the coding sequence ATGGCCGCCGACAAGGCGTACAACCCGGATCCGCATGCGCATCCGGGCCTGCACCTGATCGCACTGCTGGAGGCCGGCAAGGGCCTGCTCGCGGTGTTGGCGGCAACGGGGCTGGAACTGATGGGTCCGGCCCCGCTGCGCGCGGGGGTGGACAAGCTGATCGTGCGCTTCAGCCTGGATCCGGACCACGGTGCCCTGCCCTCGCTGCTGACCATGATCAGCCCCGGCGCGGTGCACCTGGCCGCCGCCGGCATGCTCGCCTACGGCGTGTTGCACATCATCGAGGCCTGGGGCCTCTGGCGCGCCAAGGCCTGGGCCTCGCTGCTGGGCTGTATCTCCGCAGCCATCTACCTGCCGTTCGACGTCTACGCGATCGTGCGCCACCCCGGCTGGGCCTCTTGGGCGGTGCTGGCGATCAACCTCGCCGTGGTCGGCATCCTGGCCCGCGATCTGGTGCGGCGCCGGCGGCATCCTCGGGCCTGA
- the typA gene encoding translational GTPase TypA yields the protein MSIENLRNIAIVAHVDHGKTTLVDCLLKQSGTLSERTVLAERVMDSNDQEKERGITILAKNTAITWQGNRINIVDTPGHADFGGEVERVLSMVDTVLILVDAMDGPMPQTRFVTQKAFAMGFKPIVVVNKIDRPGARPDWVIDQVFDLFDKLGATNEQLDFPIVYTSALNGYASLDDSVRDGDMTPLYEAIMRHAPKPDVDPDGPFQMRISQLDYNNFVGVIGIGRIQRGVLKKNMPVAVIDREGKKRQGKVLQVLGFLGLERIEQDSAQAGDIVAISGIQELTISDTVCALEAPEALPPLTVDEPTISMTFQVNNSPFAGNKDLSGGKFLTSRQLKDRLERETVHNVALKVQQLEDADKFLVSGRGELHLSVLIENMRREGFELAVSRPEVIIKEIDGKLMEPVEQLVVDIEEQHQGGVMEKLGTRKGQLKNMEPDGKGRVRLDYMIPARGLIGFQNEFRTLTQGSGLLFHVFDHYGPKEQGAIAKRQNGVMIANAPGATPAYALGPLEERGRLFAAEGDNVYEGQLVGIHSKDNDLTVNAIKTKPLTNMRASGKDDAIKLTPAIKYTLEQALDFIEDDELVEVTPKEIRLRKKHLTENERKRAGRAG from the coding sequence ATGTCCATCGAAAATCTTCGCAATATCGCCATCGTCGCCCACGTCGACCACGGCAAGACCACCCTCGTCGACTGCCTGCTGAAGCAGTCCGGCACCCTGTCCGAGCGCACGGTGCTGGCCGAGCGCGTGATGGACAGCAACGACCAGGAAAAGGAACGCGGCATCACCATCCTGGCCAAGAACACCGCCATCACCTGGCAGGGCAACCGCATCAACATCGTCGACACCCCCGGACACGCCGACTTCGGCGGCGAGGTGGAGCGCGTGCTGTCGATGGTGGATACCGTGCTGATCCTGGTCGACGCGATGGACGGCCCGATGCCGCAGACCCGCTTCGTGACCCAGAAGGCGTTCGCGATGGGCTTCAAGCCGATCGTGGTGGTCAACAAGATCGACCGTCCCGGCGCGCGCCCGGACTGGGTGATCGACCAGGTGTTCGACCTGTTCGACAAGCTCGGCGCCACCAACGAGCAGCTCGACTTCCCGATCGTCTACACCTCGGCGCTGAACGGCTACGCCTCGCTGGACGACAGCGTGCGCGACGGCGACATGACCCCGCTGTACGAAGCGATCATGCGGCACGCGCCGAAGCCGGACGTGGACCCGGACGGCCCGTTCCAGATGCGCATCAGCCAGCTGGACTACAACAACTTCGTCGGCGTGATCGGCATCGGCCGCATCCAGCGCGGCGTGCTGAAGAAGAACATGCCGGTGGCGGTGATCGACCGCGAAGGCAAGAAGCGCCAGGGCAAAGTGCTGCAGGTGCTGGGCTTCCTGGGCCTGGAGCGCATCGAGCAGGACAGCGCGCAGGCCGGCGACATCGTCGCCATCTCCGGCATCCAGGAGCTGACCATCTCCGACACCGTGTGTGCGCTGGAGGCCCCCGAGGCGCTGCCGCCGCTGACCGTGGACGAGCCGACCATCTCGATGACCTTCCAGGTCAACAACTCGCCGTTCGCCGGCAACAAGGACCTGTCCGGCGGCAAGTTCCTGACCAGCCGCCAGCTCAAGGACCGGCTGGAGCGCGAGACCGTGCACAACGTGGCGCTGAAGGTGCAGCAGCTGGAAGACGCCGACAAGTTCCTGGTCTCCGGCCGCGGCGAGCTGCACCTGTCGGTGCTGATCGAGAACATGCGCCGTGAGGGCTTCGAACTGGCGGTGTCGCGCCCGGAAGTCATCATCAAGGAGATCGACGGCAAGCTGATGGAGCCCGTCGAGCAGCTGGTGGTGGACATCGAGGAACAGCACCAGGGCGGCGTGATGGAAAAGCTGGGCACCCGCAAGGGCCAGCTGAAGAACATGGAGCCGGACGGCAAGGGTCGCGTGCGCCTGGACTACATGATCCCGGCGCGTGGCCTGATCGGCTTCCAGAACGAGTTCCGCACCCTGACCCAGGGCTCGGGCCTGCTGTTCCACGTGTTCGACCACTACGGCCCGAAGGAACAGGGCGCCATCGCCAAGCGCCAGAACGGCGTGATGATCGCCAACGCGCCGGGCGCCACCCCCGCCTACGCGCTGGGCCCGCTGGAAGAGCGCGGCCGCCTGTTTGCCGCCGAAGGCGACAACGTGTATGAAGGGCAGCTGGTCGGCATCCACTCCAAGGACAACGACCTGACCGTCAACGCGATCAAGACCAAGCCGCTGACCAACATGCGCGCCTCGGGCAAGGACGATGCGATCAAGCTGACCCCGGCGATCAAGTACACGCTGGAACAGGCACTGGACTTCATCGAAGATGACGAGCTGGTCGAAGTCACCCCGAAGGAGATCCGCTTGCGCAAGAAGCACCTGACCGAAAACGAGCGCAAGCGCGCCGGTCGCGCGGGCTAA